The genomic window TCGCCGGGTTGGCGATGGGATCGTAGGTGCCCACCTCCTCGATGAAGCGTCCGTCCCGGGGACTGCGCGAGTCGGCGACGACCAGCCGGTAGAAGGGCCGCTTCTTCGCGCCCATCCGCTTCAGGCGAATCTTGACCAAAACATCTCCTTTCCTGATGGTTGTGGTGTCGGAGGGTGGTGGGTCAGAGACCCAGCTGGCTGGTGTCGATGCCCTTCAGGTTCTTCAGCATGCGCATCTTGCCGCGCGTGCCCTTGGTGCCCTTGCCGCCGCCCAGCTGCTTGAACACGGCCTGCATCTGCTCGAACCCCTTGAGCAGCCGGTTGACCTCGGCGATCCCGGTACCGCTCCCGAGGGCGATGCGCTTGCGCCGCGAGCCCTTGACGATCTCCGGGCGGCGCCGCTCCTCGGCGGTCATGGAGAGGACGATCGCCTCCATGTGGGAGAGGTCGCGCTCGGTGGGCATCGCGCCCGCCGCCTGCTGGACCAGCTTGCGGCCGCCGGGAAGCATCCCGAGGATGCTCTCCATCGAGCCCATCTTGCGCATCTGCCGCATCTGCTCGAGGAAGTCGTCCATGGTGAGCCGGCCGGCGAAGAGGCGCTCCTCCATCGCCGCCGCCTGCTTCTCGTCGACGTGCTGCTGGGCGCGCTCGATGAGGGTGAGCACGTCGCCCATCCCGAGGATGCGCGAGGCCATCCGCTCGGGATGGAAGGGCTCGAGGTCGGCCGGCTTCTCGCCGACGCCCGTGTACATGATCGGGACGCCGATGGTCTCGCGCATCGAGAGCGCGGCGCCGCCGCGAGCGTCGCCGTCGAGCTTGGTCATGATCACGCCGTCGACGCCCACCTGCTCGGCGAAGGCCTTGCCGACGTTGACCGCCTCCTGGCCGGTCATCGAGTCGACGACCAGCAGGGCGTCGTGCACCCGCACCAGCCGGCGGACCTCCTTGAGCTCGTCGAGCATCCGCTGGTCGATCTGCAACCGGCCGGCGGTGTCGAGGATGACCACGTCGCAGTTGAGCCGTCGCGCCTCCTCGACCCCGCGCTGGCAGAGCTCCGGAGGCTGCATCCTGCCGTCGGGCATCGCCACCGGGACGTTGTTGTCCTTGCCCAGGCGCTCCAGCTGCTGGGCGGCGGCGGGCCGGTAGGTGTCGGCGGCGACCAGCAGCGGCCGGTGGCCCTCGCGGCGCACCGCCAGGGCCAGCTTCACCGCCGTCGTGGTCTTGCCCGAGCCCTGGAGGCCGAGCAGCATCACCA from Candidatus Dormiibacterota bacterium includes these protein-coding regions:
- the ffh gene encoding signal recognition particle protein; its protein translation is MFDSLSDRLGEVFKHFTGKGRLTKAEVEAGLREVRMALLEADVNFKVARAFVDRIRERAVGEDVLESLTPGQQIVKIVNDELVALLGSEQKRLTYQSQPPTVVMLLGLQGSGKTTTAVKLALAVRREGHRPLLVAADTYRPAAAQQLERLGKDNNVPVAMPDGRMQPPELCQRGVEEARRLNCDVVILDTAGRLQIDQRMLDELKEVRRLVRVHDALLVVDSMTGQEAVNVGKAFAEQVGVDGVIMTKLDGDARGGAALSMRETIGVPIMYTGVGEKPADLEPFHPERMASRILGMGDVLTLIERAQQHVDEKQAAAMEERLFAGRLTMDDFLEQMRQMRKMGSMESILGMLPGGRKLVQQAAGAMPTERDLSHMEAIVLSMTAEERRRPEIVKGSRRKRIALGSGTGIAEVNRLLKGFEQMQAVFKQLGGGKGTKGTRGKMRMLKNLKGIDTSQLGL